Proteins from a genomic interval of Diospyros lotus cultivar Yz01 chromosome 6, ASM1463336v1, whole genome shotgun sequence:
- the LOC127803546 gene encoding pentatricopeptide repeat-containing protein At4g19191, mitochondrial, with translation MLCVISSSSSPFSSLSRIAQWNSNIREAVNQGQPGRALILFRQMKQCGLRPNNFTFPLVAKACAKLSSLPYSQALHAQVSKSPFEPDLYVQTALLDMYVKCDRLDCAYNLFQKMPLRDVTSWNAILVGCAQLGFFDKVVALFYQMRVDGVRADSVTVIALAHVSSSIKEIKLVNSIHCFGIRVGVGADVSVANTLIAAYSRCGELGMAEMVFGGIDAGCRTVISWNSMLSGYSCTREPLKAINFYKRMLFDGFSPDVGTICSLLVSCVTIELLYHGKSIHCHGFLLGCDSNTSVLNTLISMYSKCGDIASARCIFDDMTDTTCVSWTAIIGGYAEKGDLDEALVLFHSMEAAGQKPDLVTVLYMISGCGRTGALEVGRWFDNYTLSNGLKDSVMMCNALIDMYAKCGSVRVAWEIFYAMGGRTVVSWTTMIAGYALNGEFKEALDLFFQMLEVGPKPNHVTFLAVLQACNHAGFLEKGWECFHLMAKVHKINPGLDHYSCMVDLLGRKGKLREALEFIHKMPIKPDAGIWGALLGACKNHHNVEIGEYATCHLFELEPQAAAPYVEMANIYASVGRWDGVATIRAMMRGNQVEKYPGQSIVQVNGKSHTFTVEDRSHPEGLLMYEALDALTLQLKEVTDEHLHGLFGEANF, from the coding sequence ATGCTCTGcgtcatttcttcttcttcgtctccATTTTCAAGCCTTTCTAGAATTGCTCAATGGAACTCCAACATCAGAGAAGCCGTCAACCAAGGCCAGCCTGGTCGAGCTCTCATTCTCTTTCGCCAAATGAAGCAATGCGGTTTACGACCCAACAATTTCACCTTTCCTCTCGTCGCAAAAGCTTGCGCCAAACTCTCCAGTCTCCCGTACTCCCAAGCCCTCCATGCCCAAGTCTCAAAATCGCCCTTTGAGCCTGATTTGTATGTTCAGACTGCTTTGCTTGATATGTATGTCAAATGTGACCGCTTAGATTGTGCCTACAACCTGTTTCAGAAAATGCCTCTGAGAGATGTGACATCTTGGAACGCGATACTTGTGGGTTGTGCTCAACTAGGTTTCTTTGATAAAGTTGTTGCACTGTTCTACCAAATGAGAGTTGATGGTGTTCGCGCTGATTCGGTTACGGTTATTGCATTGGCACACGTGAGTTCTAGTATAAAGGAAATCAAGTTGGTAAATTCCATTCATTGTTTTGGTATTCGAGTTGGGGTAGGAGCTGATGTTTCGGTTGCTAACACTTTGATTGCTGCCTATTCGAGATGTGGTGAATTGGGCATGGCTGAGATGGTATTTGGCGGGATTGATGCAGGTTGTAGGACTGTTATTTCGTGGAATTCTATGCTTTCGGGATATTCTTGTACTCGAGAACCCCTGAAGGCTATAAACTTCTACAAGAGGATGCTTTTTGATGGATTTAGTCCTGATGTGGGCACAATTTGTAGTTTGCTTGTTTCTTGTGTAACAATTGAATTGTTATATCATGGTAAATCAATCCATTGTCATGGATTTCTATTAGGGTGTGACTCTAACACTTCTGTACTTAATACCCTCATTTCTATGTATTCCAAGTGTGGAGATATTGCCTCTGCACGCTGTATATTTGATGACATGACTGATACAACTTGTGTTTCGTGGACTGCCATTATTGGTGGATATGCTGAGAAAGGTGATCTTGATGAAGCATTGGTCTTATTTCATTCTATGGAAGCAGCTGGTCAGAAACCCGATCTTGTTACTGTGCTTTATATGATCTCAGGATGTGGTCGAACAGGGGCCCTTGAGGTGGGAAGATGGTTTGACAACTACACCCTGTCTAATGGGTTAAAAGATAGTGTAATGATGTGTAATGCATTGATAGACATGTATGCAAAATGTGGAAGCGTAAGAGTTGCCTGGGAAATTTTTTATGCTATGGGAGGGAGAACTGTTGTCTCATGGACAACTATGATTGCGGGTTATGCCTTAAATGGAGAATTTAAGGAAGCTTTAGACCTTTTCTTTCAGATGTTGGAGGTGGGACCGAAACCAAATCATGTTACATTCCTTGCTGTACTTCAAGCGTGCAATCATGCCGGTTTCCTTGAGAAAGGATGGGAGTGTTTTCATCTGATGGCTAAAGTACATAAAATAAatcctggattggatcactaTTCTTGCATGGTTGATCTTCTTGGACGAAAAGGAAAGCTAAGAGAAGCTCTAGAGTTTATTCATAAAATGCCTATCAAACCAGATGCTGGCATTTGGGGAGCATTGCTCGGAGCTTGCAAAAATCACCACAATGTAGAGATTGGTGAATATGCAACATGTCATCTTTTTGAACTGGAACCCCAGGCTGCAGCACCTTATGTAGAAATGGCCAACATCTATGCGTCAGTTGGAAGATGGGATGGAGTTGCTACAATTAGAGCAATGATGAGAGGCAATCAAGTGGAGAAATATCCAGGGCAAAGCATTGTTCAAGTGAATGGGAAGAGTCACACTTTTACAGTAGAAGATAGAAGTCATCCTGAAGGTCTTCTAATGTATGAAGCATTGGATGCCTTAACTTTGCAACTGAAAGAGGTGACAGATGAACACCTGCATGGTCTATTTGGGGAAGCAAATTTCTAA